The following proteins come from a genomic window of Cervus canadensis isolate Bull #8, Minnesota chromosome 3, ASM1932006v1, whole genome shotgun sequence:
- the HTR5A gene encoding 5-hydroxytryptamine receptor 5A: MDPPANLTSFTLSTPAPGETNRSSFDAADPRPSLPLLSVFGVLVLTLLGFLVAATFAWNLLVLATILRVRTFHRVPHNLVASMAISDVLVAALVMPLSLVHELSGRRWQLGRRLCQLWIACDVLCCTASIWNVTAIALDRYWSITRHLEYTLRARRRVSNVMIALTWALSAVISLAPLLFGWGETYSEGSEECQVSREPSYAVFSTVGAFYLPLCVVLFVYWKVYKAAKFRVGPRKANSVSPVSEAVQVKGAAQRPELVLAARRATAAFQAGGDAWPEQKEQRAALMVGILIGVFVLCWIPFFTAELLSPLCACDVPAAWKSVFLWLGYSNSFFNPLIYTAFNKNYNSAFKNLFSRHR, from the exons atggaccCGCCCGCGAACCTCACCTCCTTCACCCTCTCCACCCCCGCCCCTGGGGAGACCAACCGCAGCAGCTTCGACGCAGCAGACCCGCGCCCCAGCCTGCCCTTGCTCTCCGTCTTCGGCGTGCTTGTCCTGACCttgctgggcttcctggtggcggCCACGTTCGCCTGGAACCTGCTGGTGCTGGCGACCATCCTCCGCGTCCGCACGTTCCACCGCGTTCCGCACAACCTGGTGGCGTCCATGGCCATCTCGGACGTGCTGGTAGCTGCTCTGGTCATGCCGCTCAGCCTGGTCCACGAGCTGTCCGGGCGCCGCTGGCAGCTGGGCCGGCGGCTGTGCCAGCTGTGGATCGCGTGCGACGTGCTCTGCTGCACGGCCAGCATCTGGAACGTGACGGCCATCGCGCTGGACCGCTACTGGTCCATCACCCGTCACCTGGAATACACGCTCCGCGCCCGCAGGCGCGTCTCCAACGTCATGATCGCGCTCACCTGGGCGCTCTCCGCCGTCATCTCCTTGGCCCCGCTGCTCTTCGGCTGGGGGGAGACCTACTCGGAGGGCAGCGAGGAGTGCCAGGTGAGCCGCGAGCCCTCCTACGCCGTGTTTTCCACCGTGGGCGCCTTCTACCTGCCGCTGTGCGTGGTGCTCTTCGTGTACTGGAAGGTCTACAAGGCCGCCAAGTTCCGCGTGGGCCCCCGGAAGGCCAACAGCGTCTCACCCGTATCGGAAGCCGTGCAG GTGAAGGGCGCGGCCCAGCGGCCTGAGCTGGTCCTCGCGGCACGCCGCGCCACGGCCGCCTTCCAGGCCGGCGGGGACGCGTGGCCCGAGCAGAAGGAGCAGCGCGCCGCCCTCATGGTGGGCATCCTCATCGGGGTGTTCGTGCTCTGCTGGATCCCGTTCTTCACCGCCGAGCTGCTCAGCCCGCTGTGCGCCTGCGACGTCCCCGCCGCCTGGAAGAGCGTCTTCCTGTGGCTCGGCTACTCCAACTCCTTCTTCAACCCCCTCATCTACACGGCCTTCAACAAGAACTACAACAGCGCCTTCAAAAACCTCTTCTCCAGGCACCGCTGA